One window from the genome of Oryctolagus cuniculus chromosome 1, mOryCun1.1, whole genome shotgun sequence encodes:
- the ENDOG gene encoding endonuclease G, mitochondrial, whose translation MRTLRAALTLTLGAGLGAVAESWRRQRADARPAPGLLGRLPVLPVAAAAELPALPGGAGARAAGELAKYGLPGVAQLKSRESYVLCYDARTRGALWVVEQLRPERLRGAGDRRSCDFREDDSVHAYHRATNADYRGSGFDRGHLAAAANHRWSQKAMDDTFYLSNVAPQVPHLNQNAWNNLEKYTRSLTRTYQNVYVCTGPLFLPRTEADGKAYVKYQVIGKNHVAVPTHFFKVLILEAAGGQIELRSYVMPNAPVDEALPLERFLVPIESIERASGLLFVPNILARTGSLKAITAGGQ comes from the exons ATGCGGACGCTGCGGGCCGCTCTCACCCTGACGCTGGGCGCGGGGCTGGGCGCCGTCGCCGAGAGCTGGCGGCGCCAGCGAGCGGACGCGCGGCCGGCGCCCGGGCTGCTGGGCCGGCTGCCAGTGCTGCCCGTGGCCGCGGCGGCTGAGCTGCCCGCCCTACCCGGGGGCGCGGGGGCCCGCGCGGCGGGCGAGCTGGCCAAGTACGGGCTGCCCGGGGTGGCGCAGCTCAAGAGCCGCGAGTCGTACGTGCTGTGCTACGACGCGCGCACCCGCGGCGCGCTCTGGGTGGTGGAGCAGCTGCGGCCCGAGCGGCTGCGGGGCGCCGGCGACCGGCGCTCGTGCGACTTCCGCGAGGACGACTCGGTGCACGCGTACCACCGCGCCACCAACGCCGACTACCGCGGCAGCGGCTTCGACCGCGGCCacctcgccgccgccgccaaccACCGCTGGAGCCAGAAGGCCATGGACGACACCTTCTACCTGAGCAACGTGGCGCCCCAG gtGCCCCACCTCAACCAGAACGCCTGGAACAACCTGGAGAAGTACACCCGCAGCCTGACCCGCACCTACCAGAACGTCTACGTGTGCACCGGGCCGCTCTTCCTGCCCAG GACGGAGGCCGACGGGAAGGCCTATGTGAAGTACCAGGTGATCGGCAAGAACCACGTGGCGGTGCCCACGCACTTCTTCAAGGTGCTCATCCTGGAGGCGGCGGGCGGGCAGATCGAGCTGCGCTCCTACGTGATGCCCAACGCGCCCGTGGACGAGGCCCTGCCGCTGGAGCGCTTCCTGGTGCCCATCGAGAGCATCGAGCGGGCCTCGGGGCTCCTCTTCGTGCCCAACATCCTGGCGCGGACCGGCAGCCTCAAGGCCATCACTGCCGGCGGCCAGTGA